A genome region from Macadamia integrifolia cultivar HAES 741 unplaced genomic scaffold, SCU_Mint_v3 scaffold_216A, whole genome shotgun sequence includes the following:
- the LOC122071363 gene encoding uncharacterized protein LOC122071363, with the protein MGKGFTIFQFESEHDMAQMWKRSPVKIGGQLVQFQRWRPDFSIHEKLINKVLVCVRFPDLPLEYWHEKVLSTMAKAVGRPVGLDQRTKNVIYRNYARVLVEMEVGVPRLEEIQVEHKQPGTQTLFWFKQQLIYEDSLGKCSFYKKLRHQVHACREKKAYDERLNARDKAGIPGAMYEEDRVNSGTSNSPVRIITSLERRDHDLVNSNSNHVNTDGVLAGSFIPINSLPHLPNVEEGTAHDREILNKEAYDSEEIHSKSSDSDKEVVSYDDEVDRSDEESSSESRPKSDHDMVKEGEPNQFGSVSTTGSLELQ; encoded by the exons ATGGGTAAGGGCTTCACAATCTTCCAATTTGAGTCTGAGCATGACATGGCCCAGATGTGGAAGAGAAGCCCTGTGAAGATTGGAGGTCAACTCGTTCAGTTTCAAAGATGGCGTCCAGATTTTAGCATCCatgaaaaattgatcaataagGTCCTGGTTTGTGTGCGATTTCCAGATCTTcctctggaatattggcatgaaaaagTCTTATCGACAATGGCCAAGGCGGTAGGGAGGCCAGTTGGTCTCGATCAACGAACCAAGAACGTTATCTACAGGAATTATGCTCGTGTTCTGGTGGAGATGGAAGTGGGGGTTCCGAGACTGGAGGAAATCCAAGTTGAACACAAACAGCCTGGGACTCAAACTTTGTTCTGGTTCAAGCAGCAGTTGATCTACgaggattcattagggaaatgCAGTTTCTATAAAAAACTGAGGCACCAAGTTCATGCTTGCCGAGAAAAGAAGGCCTATGACGAGCGGCTGAATGCTCGAGACAAGGCAGGGATACCAGGGGCGATGTATGAAGAAGACAGAGTCAACTCGGGAACGAGTAACTCTCCGGTTCGAATCATcacttctttggaaagaagggATCACGATCTtgtgaattcaaattcaaatcatgTGAACACTGATGGAGTGTTGGCGGGCTCTTTTATTCCTATTAATTCTTTACCTCATTTACCAAATGTGGAGGAAG GAACGGCTCATGATAGGGAGATTTTAAATAAGGAAGCTTATGATAGTGAGGAGATACACTCTAAATCTTCTGATTCAGATAAGGAGGTGGTATCTTATGATGATGAGGTGGACCGGTCTGATGAGGAGTCTAGCTCTGAATCTAGGCCGAAATCAGACCATGATATGGTCAAGGAAGGAGAACCGAACcagtttggttcagtttcaacCACTGGTTCGTTGGAGCTTCAGTAG